The following proteins come from a genomic window of Streptomyces sp. NBC_01716:
- a CDS encoding transposase, whose protein sequence is MGREQQDPELSDGQGGFLVKLPLVQTKRYTEEFKRDAIALVDSTGKTVTAVARELGISSGPGHPRGGRLCHGRPPPRRTRRASTGTRVTARSFGPLPARGGAVVVVLDSRHCGE, encoded by the coding sequence ATGGGTCGAGAGCAACAAGACCCGGAACTGAGCGACGGACAGGGTGGGTTCCTGGTGAAGCTTCCCCTTGTACAGACGAAGCGGTACACCGAGGAGTTCAAGCGGGACGCCATCGCGCTCGTCGACTCCACAGGGAAGACGGTCACTGCGGTCGCCCGGGAACTCGGGATCAGCTCTGGTCCTGGCCACCCGCGAGGTGGTCGGCTGTGCCATGGCCGACCGCCACCGCGCCGAACTCGGCGTGCCTCGACAGGAACAAGGGTTACTGCCCGAAGTTTCGGTCCGCTGCCGGCGAGAGGGGGAGCGGTAGTAGTTGTTCTGGATAGTCGACACTGCGGCGAATGA
- a CDS encoding AMP-binding protein codes for MTAPADAPARGFFEIAAGDRDSVALRLGSETVTRGDLLDDAHRWSRLLRDDLDLQRGETVALVLKNGATFIAAQLAAEQIGLYLVPVNWHLTASEAAYLIGDSGARAVVTESALESLAVEGARLGGGLAPDRVVVVGGASDGLSAENLLARHPASAPIQRSAGSVQYYSSGTSGRPKGVRRALPKTTPDEAADARARQRFAQYDTDTVLPQVHLVVAPLYHPAPNLNALCALHLGQELVITTRFDAAETLSLIDRFGVTTTFMVPVMFHRLLDLDESIRDSFSGRSLQLVTHAGAPCPPELKQQMIQWWGPVLTEYYGCTEFGIATIITSEEALKKPGSAGRAAPGIQLQIRGSDGRPLPAGEPGTIYVSGGFDFTYSGAAGDLIPAGASDAHDPFRTAGDIGHLDEDGYLYVGDRRSDLILSGGVNIYPAEVEAALVTEPSVADAVVIGVQDDEWGQRVVAVVQLKGGEEGGEPAATRLRSHLADRLARFKTPREFHFVDSVGRSSTGKINRPQIAALVAQRRPGS; via the coding sequence ATGACAGCACCGGCGGACGCGCCTGCTCGGGGCTTCTTCGAGATCGCGGCCGGCGACCGCGACTCCGTCGCGTTGCGGCTTGGGTCCGAGACCGTCACGCGGGGCGACCTGCTCGATGACGCCCACCGTTGGTCCCGTCTGCTGCGGGACGACCTGGATCTGCAGCGCGGCGAGACCGTGGCCCTCGTCCTGAAGAACGGTGCGACCTTCATCGCCGCACAGCTCGCGGCGGAGCAGATCGGCCTGTACCTCGTGCCAGTCAACTGGCACCTGACCGCCTCCGAGGCCGCCTACCTGATCGGGGATTCCGGGGCTCGCGCCGTGGTGACCGAGTCTGCCCTCGAGTCGCTTGCCGTCGAAGGGGCTCGCCTGGGTGGCGGCCTCGCCCCCGACCGCGTCGTCGTGGTCGGAGGCGCGTCGGACGGACTCTCGGCCGAGAACCTGCTCGCACGGCATCCTGCCTCCGCGCCGATACAGCGGAGCGCAGGCTCGGTGCAGTACTACAGTTCCGGGACGAGCGGGCGCCCCAAGGGTGTCCGTCGGGCGCTGCCGAAGACGACCCCCGACGAGGCTGCCGATGCCCGAGCTCGGCAGCGGTTCGCGCAGTACGACACCGACACCGTGCTCCCCCAGGTGCACCTGGTGGTCGCCCCGCTCTACCACCCGGCACCGAATCTGAACGCGCTCTGCGCCCTGCACCTGGGGCAGGAGCTCGTCATCACCACACGGTTCGACGCGGCTGAGACGCTCTCGCTCATCGACCGATTCGGGGTCACGACCACGTTCATGGTCCCGGTCATGTTTCATCGGCTTCTCGACCTCGACGAGTCGATCCGCGACTCCTTCTCAGGCCGCTCGCTCCAGCTGGTCACCCACGCTGGAGCACCGTGCCCGCCGGAGCTGAAGCAGCAGATGATCCAGTGGTGGGGTCCGGTGCTCACCGAGTACTACGGGTGCACGGAGTTCGGCATCGCCACGATCATCACTTCCGAGGAGGCGTTGAAGAAGCCAGGCTCCGCAGGCCGCGCGGCACCCGGCATCCAGCTCCAGATCCGCGGGAGCGACGGACGGCCGCTCCCCGCAGGCGAGCCCGGCACCATCTACGTCAGCGGTGGCTTCGATTTCACCTACAGCGGTGCGGCCGGAGACTTGATCCCCGCCGGGGCATCGGATGCCCACGACCCGTTCCGGACCGCGGGCGACATCGGCCACCTCGACGAGGACGGCTATCTCTACGTCGGCGACCGACGCTCCGATCTGATCCTCTCGGGGGGCGTCAACATCTACCCGGCCGAGGTGGAAGCCGCCCTCGTGACGGAGCCGTCGGTCGCCGATGCCGTGGTTATCGGCGTACAGGATGACGAATGGGGGCAGCGCGTCGTCGCCGTCGTGCAGCTGAAGGGCGGCGAGGAGGGCGGCGAGCCGGCCGCCACCCGCCTGCGCAGTCACCTGGCCGACCGTCTGGCGCGGTTCAAGACACCGCGCGAGTTCCACTTCGTCGACTCCGTCGGCCGCAGCAGCACCGGGAAGATCAACCGCCCACAGATCGCCGCGCTGGTCGCACAGCGGCGCCCGGGCTCCTAA
- a CDS encoding GntR family transcriptional regulator, with amino-acid sequence MTVLPTNLAVNQGAEPISDHIVAVLQRRILAGEIPIGAWLRHGALAEEFGVSRTPVREALRILHSQGVVTIDPHRGARVNGHSGKDIREIGAVRAELEGYAAELATERINDAQLKRMLDAWKGFGEAIQQLGASEGDQRTQAQRWADSNHEFHSVIVEASCNRQLALTIAELRRRLPHNLSYGAYADNSRLLRRNLQQHEGVAAAIVDHNPRLARKRMTAHLRASNEATARWVESNKTRN; translated from the coding sequence ATGACTGTTTTGCCCACGAACCTCGCTGTGAACCAGGGGGCCGAACCGATCAGTGACCACATCGTCGCGGTGCTGCAGCGACGAATCCTCGCCGGCGAGATCCCGATCGGCGCCTGGCTGCGGCACGGCGCCCTGGCCGAGGAGTTCGGCGTCAGCCGTACCCCGGTGCGGGAGGCCCTGAGGATCCTCCACTCACAAGGCGTCGTCACCATCGACCCGCACCGCGGCGCTCGCGTCAACGGGCACTCCGGCAAGGACATCCGCGAGATCGGCGCCGTCCGTGCCGAGCTGGAAGGCTATGCGGCCGAGCTGGCGACCGAACGGATCAACGACGCGCAGCTCAAGCGCATGCTCGACGCCTGGAAGGGCTTCGGCGAAGCCATACAGCAACTGGGCGCGAGCGAAGGAGACCAACGCACCCAAGCGCAGCGCTGGGCCGATTCCAACCACGAGTTCCACTCGGTGATCGTCGAGGCGTCGTGCAACCGGCAGCTCGCCCTCACCATCGCCGAGCTCAGGCGGCGCCTTCCGCACAACCTCTCCTACGGCGCCTACGCCGACAACTCCCGCCTCCTGCGCAGGAACCTCCAGCAGCACGAGGGCGTGGCCGCGGCCATCGTCGACCACAACCCGCGATTGGCCCGCAAGCGGATGACCGCGCATCTGCGGGCCTCCAACGAGGCCACCGCCCGATGGGTCGAGAGCAACAAGACCCGGAACTGA